In Bacteroidota bacterium, the DNA window CATGCTTTGTTTGTAGTGATTTCATACACTCCATATGGTGTTGCTTTACCGTCTGCAAAACTTAAAAAATCATAAGCATTAACTTCTAATGGATTTCCCTTTTTGTGATACTCTTTACCTACATTAGAAAAGTTGCCAACTAATTCTTTTTTCTTTGCATCAACAGAAATGACTGGCTGCAATTCGTCTTGAAATTCTTTTGTTTTAGAATTTATATATTTAAATTGCTTATCTCTATCAACATGAGATTTACCTTCATTTCTTTTGCGAGTAGCCTGTAAACTAAAGCCGGATTTCTTTAATATATTTCCGATTTTTGTATGACTTATTTTATATCCTTTTTCTTTTAATGCTTCAGAAATATTGCGTAGGCTTTTTGTTGTCCAACGCAATGGAGATTCAGGATCTCCAATTGAATCAATATCTGCAATTTTCAGTATCTTATCAACTATTTCTTTATCTTTTTTTTCTAAAGAACATCTTCCTGCACCCGTTCGGCGAATTCTGTCTTGCTCAATTGTTTCTTTATTTATAATTTCTTTTTTCCCTATCTGAATAGTACTTTCTGCTAAGCCGGTTGCCTTATGAACAATTTTAATCCCTTTATGCCCAATTGATATTGCCTCAGTGGCTGCCCATAATCTTCGAGAACGTTCGTTCAATTCTCCTTTTATAGCTAAATATTTAATCCTAATTTCTTGTATTTTTTCCATACTGCAAATATAGTAAAAAATATACAATTACAATGAGTTATATATTTACATTGCCTTAGTACGAGACCTGTACGCTTAGTGGTGTGAGAGGTGCACTGGTTCCGACAAGTCGGAATCAGCCGCCTACTCGATTACCAAACGTTTTTTACAGTTCATACATATCAATCATTCACTTACGTTTAAGATAGTTTTAATCCTTATATCATTCGAAGATGCTCCAATCATAATTCTGAATTCGCCAGGTTCTACTAATTTGTTCATTTTTTCATCGAGCATCATCAATAATTCAGGCGTTATTTTAAACTCAACATCTTTTGTTTCTCCCTTTTTTAGATGAATTCGCTGAAAACCTTTCAATTCAATGATAGGGCGTGCTACTGAGGCAAACAAGTCTTTTATGTATAGTTGAACAACTTCGTCACCATCATAATTACCTGTATTTGTTACCTTAAATCTAACATTGGTACTATCCGTTGAATTTATTTCAGGAGATTCAATAATTAAATTACTGTATTTAAAATTGGCATAACTTAATCCAAATCCAAATGGAAATAATGGCTTTCCAGTGAGGTTCATATAATCATCTATTCTTCCAGTCGATTTATGATTGTAGTATAATGGCAGTTGAGCTTCATGTATTGGGAAGGTAATTGGCAACCTTCCAGCAGGATTATAATCGCCAAACAATACGTCTGCTATAGCGTTCCCTCCTTCATCTCCTGCATACCATACCTCAAGGATTGCCGGCACGTCATTTATCCAGTTACTCATAGTAATAGCACTACCTCCTACTAATACAACTACAAAAGGTTTCCCAGTTTCGGATATTTTCTTAATTAACTCTTCTTGATGGCCTGGTAAAGAAAGAAAGGCTCTGTCATTAGCTTCACCTTCATCAATACCAACAACAACAACAGAAAAATCATTAATTTTTGCTGAGCTTACAGCCTGTTGAATTTCTTCTTCCCAATTATTTTCAACTCCAACATTCCATATAAGGTTCATCCGAACATCTCCTGTTGTTTCAAAAAATTCAAGCTTGATATCATTTTCTTTATCTTTTATAAATGAGTATTCTTTAGTTATTTGTTGAAATGTTTGCTTTTTCCAATTATCAATTATCAACTTATCATCTATATACAAACGATAGCCGTCATTAGTCTTTAAACCAATATTAAAATTACCTGTTTCTGATGAGATAAGTTTTCCTGTCCATTTAACAGAATAATAATCGTAATTAATCTTTTCTTGATTAGGTGAGTATAGAGTCCAATTAAAATCAACCTTTTGATCAATTCTTGTCATGGCAGGATTTCCTTTAAGGTCAATATTGTTAAAATATTCACCTTTCAATCCATCTTTCTTATTCCCATTTTCATAATGAAAGAAGCTTACTGCAGGAACGGTTACAAATTCTACGGATTCTCTTCCACAGCCTTCAGCATAACTTATTTTACTTGATTCGCCAATTTTGTTTTTAATACCTTCCAAGATGCTAACAGGATTATTTCCAGGACCGGAATATCCACCAAGTCTAGCTTCAACAGCATCTTGACCAATTATTGCAATTGATTTGATATTCTTATTAATAGGAAGTATTTCATCCTCATTTTTTAATAATACTATAGATT includes these proteins:
- a CDS encoding ISAzo13 family transposase; the protein is MEKIQEIRIKYLAIKGELNERSRRLWAATEAISIGHKGIKIVHKATGLAESTIQIGKKEIINKETIEQDRIRRTGAGRCSLEKKDKEIVDKILKIADIDSIGDPESPLRWTTKSLRNISEALKEKGYKISHTKIGNILKKSGFSLQATRKRNEGKSHVDRDKQFKYINSKTKEFQDELQPVISVDAKKKELVGNFSNVGKEYHKKGNPLEVNAYDFLSFADGKATPYGVYEITTNKAWVSVGISKDTAQFAVSSIRNWWYEMGEKMYPDSKKILIHADGGGRNGSRNKLWKVELQNFATETGLEISVCHFPPGTSKWNKIEHRLFSQISKNWRGRPLETFSIIVNLIASTKTTTGLKVKTAIDTNIYKTGIKITNKELNNINLIKHEFHGEDWNYTIKPKNRTPMAGD
- a CDS encoding beta-glucosidase; this encodes MIQNKVFILIAVILLIVFSCKQEDKLNYKNANIPIEERVNDLLSRMTIEEKFGQVFMVPCDLSDGKEKYKDGIFGFQMNTASQSESKAEQILSYAEGGRAEQIAMLTNKIQKYFVEETRLGIPIIPFDEALHGLVRKDATAFPQSIALAATWNTNLMRNVAHAIAMETKTRGIRQILSPVLNIARDVRWGRTEETYGEDPFLATQMAVSFISEFENLGVITTPKHFIANVGDGGRDSYPIHFNERLLEEIYFPAFKASFQKANAWSVMTSYNSLDGRQCSANDCLLNKKLKDEWGFKGFVISDANAVGGANVLHFTSKDYAESGKQSIENGLDVIFQTSYDHKELFYPAFENRDIDEEKLNEAVRRVLRAKFKIGLFEDPYIDTQEAEKWNGTKEHRQIAKKAAQESIVLLKNEDEILPINKNIKSIAIIGQDAVEARLGGYSGPGNNPVSILEGIKNKIGESSKISYAEGCGRESVEFVTVPAVSFFHYENGNKKDGLKGEYFNNIDLKGNPAMTRIDQKVDFNWTLYSPNQEKINYDYYSVKWTGKLISSETGNFNIGLKTNDGYRLYIDDKLIIDNWKKQTFQQITKEYSFIKDKENDIKLEFFETTGDVRMNLIWNVGVENNWEEEIQQAVSSAKINDFSVVVVGIDEGEANDRAFLSLPGHQEELIKKISETGKPFVVVLVGGSAITMSNWINDVPAILEVWYAGDEGGNAIADVLFGDYNPAGRLPITFPIHEAQLPLYYNHKSTGRIDDYMNLTGKPLFPFGFGLSYANFKYSNLIIESPEINSTDSTNVRFKVTNTGNYDGDEVVQLYIKDLFASVARPIIELKGFQRIHLKKGETKDVEFKITPELLMMLDEKMNKLVEPGEFRIMIGASSNDIRIKTILNVSE